A section of the Candidatus Binatia bacterium genome encodes:
- a CDS encoding alcohol dehydrogenase, translating to MVRGAVLYNFFEPLKVEQVRLRDPRPDEVVVKMAASGVCHSDLSVQQAKLPFPPPVILGHEGAGVVEEVGKDVVGLKPGDHVVLAWVQSCGRCAYCIDGEEHLCDAAIKAMMAGEETAFEKDGTAISRMAGVASFAERTLVRASACIKIPEDVPLDRACLVGCGVMTGVGAVTNTAKVRPGQTVAVFGCGGVGLNVIQGAVLCGAARIIAVDLVDKKLQWAREFGATDTINAKQTSDVPDAIRSLTDGRGADYAFEVIGMPDVILQAFLSVRRGGKVVVVGVPGFDQTVNLPASAIPLEEKSVLGSLYGSAHMRRDMPKLLDLYMQQRLKLDELISRRISLDQVNEAFAAMESGEVARSVIVYS from the coding sequence ATGGTACGCGGAGCTGTGTTGTACAACTTCTTCGAGCCCCTCAAGGTCGAACAAGTGCGCTTGCGCGATCCTCGGCCCGACGAGGTCGTGGTGAAAATGGCCGCCAGCGGCGTGTGTCACTCGGATCTGTCCGTCCAGCAAGCAAAGTTGCCGTTTCCGCCGCCGGTCATTTTGGGACACGAGGGCGCTGGGGTCGTCGAAGAAGTCGGTAAGGACGTAGTGGGTTTGAAGCCCGGCGATCATGTCGTCCTGGCGTGGGTCCAAAGCTGCGGTCGCTGCGCCTACTGCATCGACGGTGAAGAGCACCTGTGCGATGCAGCCATCAAGGCCATGATGGCGGGCGAGGAGACCGCATTCGAAAAGGACGGTACAGCCATTTCGCGCATGGCCGGTGTGGCCTCGTTTGCCGAGCGCACATTGGTACGTGCGTCTGCCTGCATCAAGATCCCCGAAGATGTGCCCCTCGATCGCGCATGTCTCGTAGGATGCGGCGTCATGACAGGGGTAGGTGCCGTAACCAACACGGCTAAGGTCCGGCCTGGGCAAACGGTTGCCGTGTTTGGTTGCGGTGGTGTCGGGCTGAACGTCATTCAGGGGGCGGTGTTGTGCGGTGCCGCGCGCATCATTGCGGTGGACCTCGTGGACAAAAAGCTCCAGTGGGCACGCGAGTTTGGAGCAACCGACACGATCAACGCCAAACAAACGAGCGATGTACCCGACGCGATTCGTTCTCTGACGGATGGGCGAGGGGCAGACTATGCGTTCGAAGTCATCGGCATGCCGGATGTGATTCTGCAGGCGTTTTTGTCGGTGCGGAGGGGAGGAAAAGTCGTAGTGGTGGGCGTGCCCGGTTTCGATCAAACCGTCAACCTTCCGGCATCGGCCATTCCCCTCGAAGAGAAATCGGTCCTAGGATCTTTGTACGGCTCCGCCCACATGCGTCGCGACATGCCCAAACTGCTCGATCTCTATATGCAACAGCGGCTCAAGCTCGACGAACTCATCTCGCGCCGGATCTCGCTCGACCAAGTCAACGAAGCCTTCGCGGCCATGGAGTCGGGAGAGGTCGCCCGCAGCGTGATTGTGTATTCGTAG
- a CDS encoding acetyl-CoA acetyltransferase has product MAAWSEDRIPILVGGGQVTQRDVEPAEALEPLRLMATAAERAADDAWVRIEALAELDLVAVVNILGWSYANPPGALAAHFQASPRQLWYSTLGGNTPQWLVNEIAARIAAGEVRFALLAGAEALATQQRARRAKVPLQWSTGEAPSQPNYTLVGSNRPGANDVEMSHGMTLPVVVYPLFENALRVHYGHSLEEHRRYLGEFCARMAAVAATHPNAWFPVRRSAEEIATPSKENRLVSYPYTKYMNAIMEVDQGAALLLTSVACAKKLGIPPERWVYLCGCADTQDHWFVSERVNYWSSPAIRVATREALRMAGWTVHDIDFFDLYSCFPCAVQIGRDALGIPKEDGRALTVTGGLPYFGGPGNNYVTHSIATMLGVLRRHPGKRGLVTGLGWYITKHSVGVYSTEAPPRPFVRRDPSEYQQEIDCMARPEVVLRPRGRGKVETYTIVHDRDGTPVRGVVIGRLPDGHRFLANLRSDPKELALWEERELIGVEGEVRAEDPVNVFLPD; this is encoded by the coding sequence GTGGCAGCGTGGTCCGAAGACCGCATCCCGATTCTGGTTGGCGGCGGCCAGGTTACGCAGCGCGACGTCGAGCCGGCCGAGGCGCTGGAGCCTTTGCGCCTCATGGCCACAGCCGCGGAGCGTGCTGCGGACGATGCATGGGTGCGCATCGAGGCACTGGCGGAGCTCGACCTCGTCGCGGTAGTGAACATTCTCGGGTGGTCGTATGCGAACCCACCGGGTGCTTTGGCCGCGCACTTTCAGGCTAGCCCCCGTCAACTCTGGTATTCCACGCTCGGAGGAAACACGCCGCAGTGGCTGGTCAATGAAATCGCGGCGCGCATTGCGGCGGGCGAGGTCCGCTTTGCGCTGCTCGCGGGCGCAGAAGCCTTAGCCACGCAGCAAAGGGCCCGGCGAGCGAAGGTTCCTTTGCAGTGGTCCACCGGAGAGGCGCCGAGCCAGCCGAACTACACGCTGGTGGGGTCGAACCGCCCGGGGGCGAACGACGTGGAGATGAGCCACGGGATGACCCTTCCGGTGGTCGTGTATCCCTTGTTCGAAAATGCGTTGCGCGTGCACTACGGACATTCGCTGGAGGAACACCGCCGTTACCTCGGCGAGTTTTGCGCGCGGATGGCCGCAGTTGCGGCAACCCACCCGAACGCGTGGTTCCCGGTGCGCCGTTCCGCCGAAGAAATTGCCACTCCGAGCAAAGAGAATCGCTTGGTGTCGTACCCGTACACCAAGTACATGAATGCCATCATGGAAGTGGATCAAGGTGCTGCCCTGCTGCTCACCTCGGTTGCCTGCGCCAAGAAACTCGGAATTCCACCCGAACGGTGGGTGTATCTCTGCGGCTGCGCCGACACGCAAGACCATTGGTTTGTTTCCGAGCGAGTGAATTATTGGTCCTCCCCGGCCATTCGGGTCGCCACACGAGAGGCGCTTCGGATGGCAGGGTGGACGGTGCACGATATCGACTTTTTCGACCTGTACAGTTGTTTTCCCTGCGCGGTGCAAATTGGCCGCGATGCTCTCGGCATACCCAAAGAGGATGGGCGCGCGCTGACGGTCACCGGTGGCCTGCCGTACTTTGGCGGACCAGGGAACAACTACGTCACGCATTCCATTGCAACCATGTTGGGCGTACTTCGCCGTCACCCAGGGAAACGTGGCTTAGTGACCGGCCTCGGCTGGTACATCACCAAGCACAGCGTGGGGGTGTACAGCACGGAAGCACCGCCACGACCGTTCGTGCGTCGCGATCCTTCCGAGTACCAGCAGGAAATCGACTGCATGGCGCGGCCAGAGGTGGTGCTGCGCCCGCGTGGCCGAGGCAAAGTGGAAACATATACGATCGTGCACGATCGCGACGGCACGCCGGTGCGGGGCGTCGTCATTGGCCGCTTGCCCGACGGGCACCGCTTTTTGGCCAACCTGCGCTCCGACCCCAAGGAGCTCGCGCTTTGGGAAGAGCGGGAGCTGATCGGAGTCGAGGGAGAAGTTCGCGCCGAGGACCCTGTGAACGTGTTCCTTCCGGATTGA
- a CDS encoding monooxygenase: MDFYFFHLMPWPHLPPDYNGPAWIRCPNSLYDPERGVGIYNRYIDELVYAEELGFDGVCVNEHHANAYGNMPSPNLIGSILARQTRKCKIAIVGNALPLYHPPVRVAEEFAMIDVISGGRLIAGMVVGGGPEYYSNGLNPAQARERFYEAHDLIVQSWTRPGPFVFNGKYYKLRYVNPWPRPLQKPHPPIWIPGAGSLETMEFVARRRYAYMGIPYFHRRVFERNFNFFREACEKEGYRARPEQMGWLCPIYVAETDEAARREYEPHFWYFAKRLLPGIETSPPGYTSARSAVKLITARNDFLLFVDTWEQVVEGRYAIVGSPDTVLEQMQEMIASLGVGNVLALLQVGTLPADLTRRNMELFAREVMPRLQAWDQQRRSRAA, translated from the coding sequence ATGGACTTTTACTTCTTTCATCTAATGCCGTGGCCGCATTTGCCGCCGGATTACAATGGTCCAGCTTGGATTCGCTGCCCGAACAGCTTGTACGACCCCGAGCGCGGGGTGGGGATTTACAACCGATACATAGACGAGCTCGTGTACGCTGAAGAACTCGGCTTTGACGGGGTGTGCGTCAACGAGCACCACGCCAACGCATACGGGAACATGCCGTCGCCAAACCTGATCGGCTCCATCCTCGCGCGCCAAACTCGGAAGTGCAAAATCGCCATCGTCGGCAACGCCTTGCCTTTGTACCATCCGCCCGTTCGCGTGGCCGAAGAGTTCGCCATGATCGACGTGATTTCCGGCGGCCGGTTGATCGCGGGAATGGTGGTGGGCGGAGGGCCGGAGTACTACTCCAACGGCCTCAACCCGGCCCAAGCACGCGAGCGCTTTTACGAAGCCCACGATCTCATCGTGCAGTCGTGGACCCGCCCGGGACCGTTTGTGTTCAACGGCAAGTACTACAAACTGCGCTACGTCAACCCTTGGCCGCGCCCGTTGCAAAAGCCCCATCCGCCCATTTGGATTCCAGGAGCGGGTAGCCTCGAAACGATGGAGTTCGTGGCCCGGCGCCGTTACGCGTATATGGGGATTCCGTACTTCCACCGCCGCGTGTTCGAGCGCAACTTTAATTTTTTCCGCGAAGCCTGCGAAAAAGAAGGGTACCGCGCTCGCCCCGAGCAGATGGGTTGGCTTTGCCCCATTTACGTAGCCGAAACGGACGAGGCCGCGCGCCGCGAGTACGAGCCGCACTTTTGGTACTTCGCCAAGCGGCTGCTTCCAGGCATTGAAACCAGTCCGCCCGGGTACACCTCGGCCCGCTCGGCGGTGAAGCTCATCACTGCACGGAACGACTTCTTGCTGTTCGTAGACACATGGGAACAAGTCGTCGAGGGGCGCTACGCCATCGTCGGCAGCCCGGACACCGTGCTCGAACAGATGCAAGAGATGATCGCGAGCCTCGGCGTCGGCAATGTGCTGGCGTTGCTCCAGGTGGGCACTCTCCCGGCCGATCTGACTCGCCGGAACATGGAGCTGTTTGCTCGCGAAGTGATGCCTCGCTTGCAGGCTTGGGATCAGCAACGCCGATCCCGAGCCGCGTAA
- a CDS encoding hydrolase — MTETIHIGGETVEFRRQGSGPPLLYLHGGIGDTDWLPVFDEWARHCTVIQTLHPGFGGSTGGEKLDGIEDLVFHYLDVIESLGLGTEPISIVGASFGGWIAAELAARYPAIVGRLVLVGPAGLWLDEHPPEELFGREPRDLAALLFHNLDHPIAAMMAQVSDIASLPEEIILQQFKAMEALARVAWNPYFHDPKLERLLARVQARTAIVWGAEDRFFPPLYGQRFAAAIPGASLHVVPDAGHLVMLERPEAVSTRLFAMLA; from the coding sequence GTGACGGAAACGATCCACATCGGCGGAGAAACTGTGGAGTTTCGGCGCCAGGGGAGTGGTCCGCCACTACTGTACTTGCACGGCGGCATCGGAGATACGGACTGGCTCCCGGTGTTCGACGAGTGGGCCCGCCACTGCACGGTGATCCAAACACTCCACCCAGGGTTTGGCGGCTCTACCGGCGGCGAAAAGCTCGACGGCATCGAAGACTTGGTGTTTCACTACCTCGACGTTATCGAGTCGCTCGGCCTCGGAACGGAGCCCATCTCGATCGTCGGCGCTTCCTTCGGCGGCTGGATCGCCGCCGAACTCGCCGCACGCTATCCCGCAATAGTGGGGCGATTGGTTTTGGTCGGGCCGGCGGGGCTCTGGCTAGACGAACACCCTCCCGAGGAACTGTTCGGGCGCGAGCCGCGCGACCTGGCGGCCTTACTGTTCCACAATCTCGACCACCCCATCGCCGCCATGATGGCGCAAGTGTCGGACATTGCCTCGCTTCCCGAGGAGATCATCCTCCAGCAGTTCAAGGCCATGGAGGCGCTCGCCCGTGTCGCCTGGAACCCGTATTTCCACGACCCGAAGCTCGAGCGTTTGCTTGCGCGCGTGCAAGCGCGTACGGCAATCGTTTGGGGCGCCGAGGACCGTTTTTTTCCTCCCCTGTACGGCCAGCGCTTTGCCGCAGCGATCCCCGGCGCGTCGTTGCACGTCGTCCCGGATGCGGGCCACCTGGTCATGCTGGAGCGCCCGGAAGCGGTCAGCACTCGACTGTTCGCCATGCTTGCGTAA
- a CDS encoding MFS transporter, translated as MPSRVLDTPAREHLLTRNFVLACAMQLFGSLAGALYILFPLFVRSLGGSEVTIGMYAGIGAACAVAVRWPMGFLLDRLGRMRIMLLATAAHALASLGYLAVDRLGVLCVVLVAVTATAGGAMFTSFVTYASDVIPVTRRAQGLAWFGLFGMASNGLSPLLGEWLLQGWGFSAYFLAAAALAAVCLLIIAQLEDRTTFPRERLGREDRSSPPIPAAFWLLMVLTLLFGAAEASVFTFLAPYVTAAGRAPAGTIFFAYAGMAVFVRIVSGHLPDRIGRYPMLAFAFVVYGSALFLLPRAADRTWLHVVGALAGAGHGYAFPILAALVIDLAGGRRGRAVSWFTAMFDLGHSISNPVLGALAEHFGYRAMYSTVGLLAFSAGCVTALRAIRPAERQ; from the coding sequence GTGCCGTCTCGGGTCTTGGACACACCTGCGCGCGAGCACCTACTCACGCGGAACTTCGTGCTGGCGTGTGCGATGCAACTGTTCGGCTCGCTTGCGGGAGCGTTGTACATTTTGTTCCCGTTATTCGTCCGCTCTTTGGGTGGCAGCGAGGTGACCATTGGGATGTACGCCGGTATCGGCGCTGCATGTGCAGTGGCCGTGCGGTGGCCCATGGGTTTCCTCCTCGACCGACTCGGACGGATGCGGATCATGCTGCTGGCGACCGCCGCGCATGCGCTCGCCTCCCTGGGCTATCTCGCGGTGGATCGCCTCGGCGTGTTGTGCGTGGTGCTCGTGGCGGTCACCGCAACAGCGGGTGGGGCGATGTTCACGAGTTTTGTCACGTACGCAAGCGACGTGATTCCGGTTACGCGCCGCGCACAGGGACTGGCCTGGTTTGGGCTCTTTGGCATGGCCAGCAACGGGCTGAGTCCTTTGCTGGGCGAGTGGCTGCTCCAGGGCTGGGGATTCTCGGCGTACTTCCTCGCTGCCGCTGCGCTTGCGGCCGTTTGCCTCCTGATCATTGCGCAACTGGAGGACCGCACGACGTTCCCGCGCGAACGGCTGGGGCGAGAAGATCGCTCCTCGCCACCTATTCCGGCGGCCTTTTGGCTGCTGATGGTGCTCACTCTATTGTTTGGCGCTGCCGAGGCCAGTGTCTTCACGTTCCTCGCCCCGTACGTCACCGCCGCCGGTCGAGCACCGGCGGGCACGATCTTTTTTGCCTACGCGGGTATGGCCGTTTTCGTTCGGATTGTCAGCGGGCATTTGCCGGACCGTATCGGTCGCTACCCGATGCTCGCTTTCGCCTTCGTGGTGTACGGCAGCGCTCTGTTTCTCCTGCCTCGGGCAGCCGATCGTACTTGGCTTCACGTCGTAGGTGCACTGGCCGGAGCGGGGCACGGGTATGCCTTTCCGATACTGGCTGCGCTGGTGATCGATCTTGCAGGCGGGCGGCGGGGCCGAGCCGTGAGTTGGTTCACGGCGATGTTCGACCTCGGGCATTCCATCAGTAACCCAGTTCTGGGAGCCTTGGCGGAGCACTTTGGCTACCGCGCCATGTATTCCACAGTCGGGCTGTTGGCGTTCAGCGCCGGGTGTGTCACCGCATTGCGTGCGATCCGCCCGGCCGAGCGCCAGTGA